CAACATATATTTCACATAGCATTAACTAAAGacatatttgttattttctcattttttcataGTTATAGAAACAAAGTTATAGAAGCTGAATACTTTGATGAAGGAACCACCCTGCTAAATTAAGTTCCTCCTTTTACATGATAACAAGTACAATTATTGAGTCATGgttaaacaaaaaagcaatataaaaagCATGCTATTATCCCAAGAGCATCATAACAtaaacagcatttgaaaataaacaaaaaaccccCAAATTAATTCATTCCCAGGTGTGGCTAAATATTCCCTGTTCTTATCTAATGACACCAAAACCCAACATTATCTGCACAATGTGTGTCCCAAAATCCCATTCTTATAGGTCATTTCCACACTCCTAAAAGacacaaagctgaaaacataaaaatgagtgTCATTTTATGTTAATCTGTAGATGTTGCCTGTGGAATATGGTGTTAAGACGTAGATCTGGAGCTGAAGGAggtgtagctgtagctgtatcTGGTTGTCATGTCTATGCTTCCTCTGCGGGACCCACTCCTAGACCCACTGCGGGAGCCGGAGGCGGACCCAGGAGCGGAAGACACATTGTAGGGGCTGCTGATCCCTTTGGAAGACATTGAGGAGGCCTGGAGCATCTTTATCCCGCTGCCCTCCTCCACCATGCAGTTGTCCGTGGCCTCCTTGTACGAAATCTTCAGCTTGGTCTTGGGACAGGTCAAGTTCTTGGCGTGGTGCCTGGTGTCCTGGAGCTTCTGTGCAGCCCTGGTGTCCATCCAGCCTCTCTGGACTACGTCCTCCAAGGTCCTCCTCTGACCAATCGCAGGGTCGATGAGGCCTCCTGTCACATACTGGAACTCGAGAAACCTCTGCCCGGCCTCGTAAGGCAGCCACTTCTCCTTCATCGCTTCAACCGCCGACATCTTCCTCTGGCTTTTGACATCCTCAAACCCGAGGTACGCCTTCTGCGCTGGCTTCAGCCTGGTGGCCATATCTTCCTCAATAATCCCCTGGCGTGCTGCCTCTTGCACTGAAAGCCTCTTGCCACTGGTTAGGTCGACAATGCCTCCAGTGCAGGCCTGTGCTTCCAGCAGACGCTGAGCAGTGATGGAGTCCACTAACCCACGGTGCAGTGCTTCCGTGATGGATATTTTCTCAAGAGTGTCTGTATCAAATATGGCTGCCACGGGGCTTTGGTCACCTAACACTTCTGATGGGGAAGCGAGGGTTATGGAGACGCTGGCAATGTGCTTGAGTGTAGTTGGCGATGGCGGTGGGTGTTGCTGGGGCCTGCTGCTATGAGTCACAGTTTCCACCTTGCTAGAAGTCACAGTCCTTTCAGTGCGGGTTTTGTTGGTGATCATGTCCGCGAACTGTGTGAGAGTCAGTGACCCTGACTTGTATTTCTCAAACGTGGCCTTGTCGATGATGCCCTTTTCCAGGGAATCCTGGATGTCGTACTGGATGCCCGTCTTCTGGTCAATGACAACCAGCCGGGTGGAGCCGTCAGGTGCCGTGATGGTGATCTCCTCCCACTCACACTCCTGCCCAGAGAGCTCCAGGTAGGTCTCGTAGTCGATGAGCTGCTTGTCATAGGCCTCCTTCACCGTCATCTCTTTGTTTGTGTCGGGGTCAACGATCACCACTCTCCGCTTGCGGAGGGTGTTCTTCTGGGTggactgctgctgcttcttcttgTCCTTCAGTGGCAGCAGGACCAATCCCGTCTTCTCATCACTCACACACCTCTCTTTGAGCTGCAGGTAAGTCAGGTTCTCCTGCGTGTTCGGGTCGAAGAAGCCCTTTGTATCATCACCTTCGTAGGACAGGATCTCGTTCATCTCTTCGTCAAAGTATCCCCGCTTGTAGGCAATGGCCACATCTATGCGGTGGCTCTGTTTGGGGTCAATTATGCCACCGCTTGCAATCTGAGCTTCCAACAGCCTGATGCCATGCCCTTTCTCGATAAGGCCCATCTCGATGGCTTGGAAGAGCGAGATGATCTTTCCCGTGTTGGGATCTGTGTATCCGGTGACAGCTCTCTCGGCAGACAGGAGTTTGTCCTTGAACTCCTTGCCAACGAGGCCTCTTTTCCATGCTTCATCCACAGTTAGGTACATATTGTTGATGGGGTCAATCATGAATCCAGAGGCAGCCTGAGCCTCCAGGAGCTCCAGTGTTGTGCCTGGCCTGAGGAGCCCCTCCTTCATGGCCTGGTAGATGGGCATGACTCTGTCAGTGGCTTCATCATAAATGCCTGCGATGCAAGTAGAACCTTGAAGGTATTGTCTGAGTTTGGTCTCAATGTCCTGGCTTGACAGTTTGCCCTCCCTTAATTTATCCAAATCTGAGCTTTCCAGCAGGTTGGAATCAACTAGTTCGGAGACTGAGACCTCTCCTCTGATCCCCTTCACTGTCAGGGGTTTCTCTGGGGCTGGAAGGAGGAGCAGACCTCCGGTGGGTTCTGTTTTGCACTTCATCTTCAGATTGATGTAACAGGTGTTCTCCTCTGTGGCAGGGTCTATGTAGCATGTCGGTTTCTTATTCAGAGCCCTGTAGAGGTCTTCATCGATTAGATCTCGGTCCACAGCAGCATCTTTCGGGAGGAAGACACTCAGCACCGGGTCAACGATGCCTCCAACAGACTCCTGTGCCTGGAGGAGACGCAGGGCAGTGTCCCGATCAATCCAGCCTTTCTTCATCGCCTGCCCCGCTGACAGCAGTTTGCCCGTAGCTGGATCCTTGAAACCCATGGAGGCATTTTCAGCTATGATGAGAGTGTCTCTGTCCTGGGCGTCCACAAGGCCCCTGGAGCAGGCCACATCCACTGTCATTTTCTCATTGGTTCTGGGGTCAATTATGTAGCCTGTGGCAGcctgtgcctccaggagcatGGTGGCACTCTCTGGTGTGAGGAGATTTCTGTGCTTGGCCTCGATAATAGGAATTCTGCCCTGGGGGCCGCTTTCCATGCCAGCGATGACCCCTGTGCCCTTTAGGTTGACCTTGATGTCGACGGCCACCTCCGGCACAGTCTTCTTCCCCTTCATCAGCTGGCTGAGGGTGACCTTGTCAATAATCCCGCAGTCACACAGCTGGTGGGCCGTGACTTTCCGGCGGATGCCGTCGAAGACAAGCATGGAGGCATCCACCATGTCCATGGCCTCCTCAGTCTGGGTCTGCTTGCTGAAGGCGTCCGGACGCTGCCTCAGTTtcctcagctccagctccagcctgTCTCTCAAAGAAGTCAGGTCCActatttctttctctgtgctctgcagctTGATCTTGTACCTTTCCTCCACCAGTTTCAGCTCCGACAGCAGCCTCTCGATCTCCATCTTCAGCgagctcctctccctctccatcttaTCTTTCTCTGAGTCGTACTGTTTGACCAGGCCCTCCTTAACCTCGTACTGGCTCTTCCAGTAGGTCAGATCCTTCCTGATCTGGTCATTCTCATCCTGGAGGCGCTGCCTCTGCCGCACCTCGGACTCCAGGGACACCTTGATGCGGCTGAGCTCCTCTCCGTACTTCTGCATCTTGGCCTTGTCCTGTTCTATCAGTTTTATCTTAAGTAAGAGGTTGTCCCTTTCTTGCAGGAGCTCATTGTAGTGAGTTTGAGATTCGTGTATCATGGTGgatgtctgaaaatgaaaagaacagcaaaagagcattattaaaattaaacagcTTAAAAAAGCTAAAGTAGCTAAGCACACTTTATATTTCTCCCATCATATTAACTGCAACAAGTACATTACTACAAATAAGATAAGCTGTAGTCGgttgttttttgcatttacaaagTTATTTTACAAACAAGGTGAAAGTATGGCTACAATTTTATGTTAAGTATTAATTCAAAGAGACAGGtacacactgagacacaagGATGCTCCAATAGAACATGCCTTGGTATAACTATTATTGTTAAAGCACCATTAATATATTGTATTTGCTGTGAAATTTGTATTAACTGAATAGCCATTGAatgtaaattaaacacaaatacaagttTTGATCTgtaaaatggatgaataaataaatgtacattaacaATCAAAAGataaaatcatacaaaacaatcaacaatgacatgtgctgattggctggcacATGGTAAAAATCTGAAGTGATAACATTTGGACTCCTTTTGATCAACAAAATAGAGGCACAAGTAAGCATTCTGTACAGCAAGCTGGgcactgaataaaaaaaaaagtagaaaaaaatgtaaatgattctTTTTACAGCCAAACCAGTGACTGAATCAGGGCATGGAATGATGATTtagacatgcacagacacattagGATTAGGACTTCATTAGGACAGAAGCACATGAAAGCAAAGCTGGCATGCACGAAGAGTGATTAAGAGCCATTCAGAATTTCAAGGCATAATTTGACATAATCCGAAGATTCTCAGATTATGAAAATACCTCCATGGCTtgcttttgaattttttcaatTTCCAGTTTCAGCTTTTCTCTTTCCCGGGACAGCTCGTCAATCAGCCCCTGGGACTCAAGGGTGGTTTTGCTGCTGCTCTGTAGCTGAAGCTGCAGGGATGATATCTGTGCCATCGCTTCACTGTTGCTGCTGTCCTTGCTCTTCTTCAGCTCGTCCCGCTCCTGCCGGAGGGCCCTCAGCTCTTCCTCCAGCTTCAGACGTTCCTTGGTCAGCTTCTGTGTGAGGCTCTGCAGCTTCTCGATCTCGGTGGCGTTGTCGTTCAGAACCCTGCTCTTCTCCTCGATAGTCTTGTAGAGGGTCTCATTACGGAGGTTGGCCTCCTTCACCCGCGCCTGCTCCTGCAgtagctgctgctgcagggcctTCAGTTCGGCAGTCAGCTGGTTCAGCCTCTCCGTGGCAGTCTTGTGGTCCCTCAGACTCTTGTCGAGGGCCTCCTGGAGTCTCCGCAGTTCCTGGTCATTCTTCCTGCTCATGACGGAtgcctcctcctgctgcttcttAAGCAGAGTGATGGTGGTCGTGTGCCCCTTGCAAGCCTGCGCCATCCTCTCTAGCTCCGCCTCCGCCCTCTGCCTCCTGCCAACCTCCTCCAGCGCGGCCTTCTTGTGCTTCTCGGCTTCGGCCTCCAGAGCATCGACCATCTTCTGCAGGTCTGCGACCCTGCTCTGGAGCCTGGCTGCAGACTGCTCCACCTTGCTCCTGTCGCCCATTTGCTTCTCCAGTTGGACCCTGAGCACGCTGATCTCCTCCTCTGTTACTTTCAACTTGTTGATGGACTCAGTGGAGGAAGCCTGCTTTGCCTTCAGGTCAATCTGGATTTGCTTGAGGCTGGAGTTTTCGGTCTCAAGGGCTTTTCTCTTCCTGCTGTCCTCTTCCAGGTTCAGAGTGAGCAAAGTGATCTCCTTGTTCTTTTCCTGAATAATTCTATTAGCCTCCATCAGGGCCTCCTTGTGCTTAAGGTCATCGTCAGATCTCTGCTTGATTATGGTCTCTATCTGAATTACCAGctcctttttctttctggaCTCCTCTGTCCCCATGGACCTGAGCTGGTtggcctcctcctctgccttcctCCTCAGCTCTTCCAATTCGCTGATGGAGAGCTTCAGTCTCTTAAGCTCTTCCTCCAACTCCCTCTTCTCACTTACCAGGCTTTCATACTGCAGTTTGAGCCCCGATGACTCCTCCTGCTTCTGCATGGTGATCTTTTGGATGTTGGTCTTTGTGATGTGGATCTCGGACTCGTAGGTTTTCCTAAGGTTACTTATTTCCAGGTTACACTGGTTTCTTACCTTGGAGAGCTCGGCCTCTACCTCCCGTTTTCGCCCGGCCTCGTCCTCCAGCTGCATCCGCAGCCTCTCAATCTCCCGCTCCTTGTCCTTGATGGTCTTCTCGATGTCAATCTTGGCCCAGTtgacctcctccagctccttctgccTCTTCCTGATGATCAGCTCATACTCCTCCTGCTGGCTGGTGTACGTCTCCTCTGCCagctgcctcttcctcctctcctcgtCGATGAGCTGGTTGAGCCGGGCCAGCTGGTCTTGCAGCTCCACTAGCTGGCTGCTGGTGCTGTTGAGGTTCTCCCTGGTGGCGTTGCACTCTATGACCTGGCTCCTTTTGACCTCTTCCAGAGACAGCAGCTGCTCTTTGGATTCTGAGAGCTCCAGCTGGTACTTAGCTAGTGCGTCTTCCAGAGACTTGTTCTTCAGGTTTCTGTCTTCGATGTCCTCTTTCAGAAGTCTCAGCTCTTCTTCCAGCAGGTCGATTCTGGTGTTCCTGatctaaataattaaaaagttaGAGTGTTTGAGTAAATATGCTCATGCATGTTAATAtgtgaaaagtattttttttcagtttaagcATATCATctctaatttaaaaatgaaacattaaagtaaaatacTGATATTTTGTCATAAAGTGAAGCAAGGTTTACAGCAAAGCTAATAAACAATAAGCATATTATTATGCAGTTATTTTGAGTAATCTGATCAAAGCTTAGtttctgtaataaaatacaCTCTTTCCAGTATCATGTGTTGAATGTGAAACAGATTAGTTATGTTAAACATCAGAAAAGCACACTGCAAGGTACTGATGAATAAATCATGCCAAtctgcattcattaaaaaagctGTTCACTGTGGGCTAAATATAACCCATTTGTgttcaaattattattaattaaattattatttatgaattcaATCACTTTTGTTGAACTGAAACCCAATTATACACAgtatcatatttaaaatataaaattctcctgaatttttatgtgtatttttgtataacTAGACTGAAATTTTCTCCCTCATGTGATGTTGAAAGTACATGGTGACAGATTAAAAGGACCACATTTCATTCAGGGACTGACAGCAGTTCCTGTGAGTTCACCCCCtaccttcagctcctccatgtttttcagcatttccCCAAGGAACTTGTAGTAGGCATTGGAGCGGGTAAGGAGCTCGATGTAGCGAGCCTGCAAGTCACCCGCCTGGGAGGCACAAAGCACAGTTCTCTCCAGTCAGCAAAAAGGAATGCAGCTGGAGCTAACATTCTCACAATGCTGAAGTGACATTGTAGCAATGGACTGTGTACTTTACTCTAAGACCAGGATACTCTCCCTATCCcaatatcattttatttctgatttacaTATTCAACAGAAGCATATTATTTAAGCAAAGTGTCAAGTGACATGATTTCTGACAATGTACTAGTGCAGCAGCTTTTCAATACCCTAAATTTCCTTTCTCATTGCCCTAGGAAAGTACCTCCTGGGTGAGCACGGTAGCCGGAGACTGCAGCATGGTCCTCTTGATGGGGATGTTGAGCAGAGTCTCCAGCCCTGCACTGTAGGAGGCCAGCTCTAGCTCGTAGTCctgcacaaaatgaaagaataattcaaaaataaaagaaaatctgCTATCTGTACGTCATGTGTCTGCTGGTGCCAGCCACGTAGCACAAGAGATTCAATTAAGACAAACTCATTTCTCATTCTGCAAATGGAGCTCCTAAGTTCAAAAGGTCAACCATAAATGAAACATGCCACTCCTGCTACAGTGTTACTGTACCTTAATGGATGTTGCACATGTGTTGGCATCCTTCAGAACATCTTCtacctcctccctcttccctaTTATTTCAGAGTTCAAGATCTGTCaattgccacacacacacacacagagcaaggtCAGCAACGCAATGACACCCATCATATTTTCTCTGCGTGGCCTGTCATTTGGCCAGAGCACAAGtggctgaaatattttaagagcTGTAAGCATTTTAAGTGGGTCTTCAGCCAACTGAGCTTAACTGGACAGTACTGCGCGGGCACTCTTATAGAGTAGGTGAGGACTTGGCTCACAACCAAAAGTTTGCAGGCTCTGTTTtctgttggggcactgctgttgcacccctgggcaaggtactccCCCAGCATtactacagtaaatatccatctgtataaatagatattAAAATTGTAGATTATGTAAGTtaccatgaataaaaatgttggaAAGTAAATAAAGTGAACTATCCAGAAGCGCAGCTTCAAAGAGCATCTGATTGCCAGGAATTTTATTTCTCCTGCTTGAGCGCTTCTTCATCCACTCTGGTTTTGAAACTATTTGCATTCATAATTCCACATCCTATAAGACTGTGTGCATACCTCTCAAATAACAGTCTGTAAACCACATTTTCCATTGTCTTCCTATCTGAAGTAAAATTCAATAGACTCACTGACTGATAGCTTCAGTGCTTTTGAAAAGGTGCAGtttcaatgctttttttacACTACCAATTACAGTGTTCAGTTTAGTAACTACATATGAGTGGAACCATCTCCTTTTGCCCTATACTGATGAACTGACCAACTGACTGATTTATTGATCGATTGACGATTTGATTGACAGGCCCCTTGCAGTACCTTCTGCTGGTTCATGTGCTCTGTGAGGGCTTTGATGTCCTCAAACTTGGTGCCCTGAAGGGCATCCTGGCGCTGGCGGGTGTCATCGATCCACCCGCTGAGGGCGGAGCTGGTCTGCTGGTATTGCCTGAGCTCATGCTGTTGCTTCTGTAGATCGTTTAGCCTGAGATGCGAAAGAATATGAAATCAACACTGATCTAATGCATGTCAACTAGTAAAGCACAGTCACAGTATCTACAGTATCTTCAATTTCCCATACCACTACCCTCTCCAATAAGACTATTATGAGAAAACCTAGTCTTATAAGCCATTCAGTATTCCATCCAGTAATTCACAAACTGAGTGGGCTTGTTAATTAGTACAGGCATCTGAGCACTGGAAATTCTAGCACTTGGACAAATTATATAGTACAGCCAAAGTGTCAAAAATCAAATCCACAATTTCTTTAACCTAATGGATGACATGATGGATATACCCAAAACTAATCAAAGTGTATAAAGTCTGAGGGGGAATAAAAGATATGTGTAAATTCACAGACAtgccatcatttcactgcactgtacattgtaccttggcatgtgacaaataaaaactttgaaataaacatcagaatgggtgGGGCATGCAGAACTGCAGAAACCTGGGGAAGAGGGATTCTTGCCATTCACATGACAATCTACTGCTTTCATGACTATGATGACATCACGTGTTCTTCAACCAGATGCACAACAGTGTATGTGACACGTgtgaacaaagaaaatgaaagcctCCTGCCTGCAGTCGATCTGGGCCTGGATGCGATGCCAGCGGTCTGACATCTGGCCCACTAGCTCAGAGTACTTGGAGAGGTCCACGGTGCACTTGGGGCAAGACTGGTCTATTTGGCTGTTCCAGTTCACAGCATTGCTCAGCTCTGTTTCCATTGTCCTCAGCAAGTTCGACTTCTGCTCCAGCTCAGACTTCATTTcctacagacagacatatacacacacaaacacacacacacacacacacacacacacacacacacacacacacacaaacacacaaatagagCACTGACTGAAATAGTCTTTGGTTCATTATCTTCAAATGCAGGGCTTTGTTACTCGTTTCTGTACCTCATTACTGGTTTGCTTCTGCGGAGACATTACCAAATATAAGCCAGAGCAAGCATACAGAGACTGACATCTGGAGGTAAAGCAATGCATTTCTGGAGAGCTGTGTGGAGTGAGATCTGGTGTTGGGTTTGCTCTCTATGTTATCAGGAGCATTACAGGTGGCGATGACCGGAAGGGTGGAGTGGTTAGGCTACCATCAGTGTGGCTCTGTAGGCCTCTATCTCGTCCGGGTCCAGAGAGCTGGTCTCCTTCTCGGTCAGCCGGGCCTCATGGACCTTGACCACGTCTTCGGCCTGAAGCAGGCTCTGAAGCAGGGCCATTAGCGCCTTCAGCCTGGGGTAGAGAGCAGCAGCATGGAGACTCAGAGAGCGCCCTCTAGAGGCACTCTGCTTACACTGCACCGCACATCTGATTGCTTATGCGGCCAATATTTCATCTAATACCCAATCACACAGCTGTATGTTCCCCAACAGTACATTCTAATTGTATAGTTCTCACACATGCCTCACACAACCCTTTTACAGCAATTTGAGCTCTGTATATAAATTCAGTTCTGTGGGTTACTGTGCTTGTTATGCAATGTCTGTAATGTTTCTCCAGAGAACCACATTTGGAATAAGTGCTTTAATTCATACTTTCATGTGCCATCATCATGGACTCATTGTGtattgttatgtaatgtaatgtattttagaCACATTATTTTAGTATATATTTTGAAAGGgttttgaacctgcaaccaaTCATTCACCTACTGCTCCACAGTACTGCTACCCTCCTAAAAGGAAGCAAAAGCTCCAAAGACCCATCTTGACATTCATTGTGAGATGAAGGAAAGCTCAAAATGCATGGGCCCAGTCTTACCTCTGTATGTAGGAGGAGGAGTAGCCCTCCAGACTGCCCAGTCTCTGGTTGATGAGAGCAAGCTCAGACCGGAGGAACTTGACCTTGTCCGCGTCCGTCATGCCCTCCAGCTGCCTCATGatcttctccttcagcttgATGTACTCGTCCCGGATGGAGTCGAGGTCCTGGTGCAggccctgtgacatcacagcagcgCAGTCAGAACATTAAGTCAATGTTTCAAAAGTGACTCTCCTGGTCAGGGCAACGGTTTTGTTTGTAGATGATGCTAAAATTTTATGGTAGATGACGTCAGAGGGACCTCTGACTGCATTTGGACTATACACCTACTGCTCAGCGCAGAAACAGGGACAACACTGTGGATCAGCTAACAAACTCAAACTTTTATGAAAATTTTTAAGAATCAAAAAACCAAACTTCAGTCATGTGGACAGAACAATCTAGTAGAAGGGGCCCATTTCCCACAAGACAAGGAACATTTACTGTCAGATCCAAAAGGAAGGGTATTTCAGGTTGAAGGGCTTGGGGTAGCAATTTACCTCCAGCTGGACAATCCGCTGGGAGCATCCC
The nucleotide sequence above comes from Megalops cyprinoides isolate fMegCyp1 chromosome 2, fMegCyp1.pri, whole genome shotgun sequence. Encoded proteins:
- the LOC118772427 gene encoding desmoplakin-like isoform X2; translated protein: MSSYGSQRAINTLGRSTISRPEFTGGSYAYARSDMHGGNGYAAEYAGGYNTLSYSKSSVGGGGHTGSLQLSAIHQRASILHAQCQEYLKKAEHFLQSGGDPARSAAEAEKYMAMSKEVIKQLKGCAYDLRQIGQPNDTVVRSVEQCQEQLRGVHYALNGTIQRKRSSLSWEDPGRSYHEAIAWIGQQKRLIETSPWGDTSAAIEQQLANHSKFHSSIQRSVEVDRARDELMQKGDKGALHLLEQEWDSLQKMSFNRTNQLRDLQMIIEEISKEIMWVNEREEEELVFDWGDKNIDDYIPKKQESYSKLMSELEEKEKHLNKLKQKVDGLLRNNHPAADKIEAYMDTLQIQWSWLLQITKCIPVHLKENTAYSQFFKEANETYSKLQKAHESIYKKFTCDKGTSLENLLELVKSLEKEKERIMENKRLVQHLVTKSKSIVKLKPRNPEEKSTGPVIVRALCDYIQDQKTIFKDNEGILKDNSQRSKWHVTGPGGLDMLIPSVCLLVPPPNPISINLANKNEQYYEAILGIWNQLYINIKSLISWQYCVQDITRINSLTITMLAQMRPEEYRSIIKSLETHYQEFQRHSHGSELFTDDDKRQIETQYTGAQTHYDKLVVDLPAYTAAKKEEEIKAKQVEQVTKQEPKPTQNLTLLTELQVLRQRLEVAETGLSQHLHLPLGEEGLQGCSQRIVQLEGLHQDLDSIRDEYIKLKEKIMRQLEGMTDADKVKFLRSELALINQRLGSLEGYSSSYIQRLKALMALLQSLLQAEDVVKVHEARLTEKETSSLDPDEIEAYRATLMEMKSELEQKSNLLRTMETELSNAVNWNSQIDQSCPKCTVDLSKYSELVGQMSDRWHRIQAQIDCRLNDLQKQQHELRQYQQTSSALSGWIDDTRQRQDALQGTKFEDIKALTEHMNQQKILNSEIIGKREEVEDVLKDANTCATSIKDYELELASYSAGLETLLNIPIKRTMLQSPATVLTQEAGDLQARYIELLTRSNAYYKFLGEMLKNMEELKIRNTRIDLLEEELRLLKEDIEDRNLKNKSLEDALAKYQLELSESKEQLLSLEEVKRSQVIECNATRENLNSTSSQLVELQDQLARLNQLIDEERRKRQLAEETYTSQQEEYELIIRKRQKELEEVNWAKIDIEKTIKDKEREIERLRMQLEDEAGRKREVEAELSKTSTMIHESQTHYNELLQERDNLLLKIKLIEQDKAKMQKYGEELSRIKVSLESEVRQRQRLQDENDQIRKDLTYWKSQYEVKEGLVKQYDSEKDKMERERSSLKMEIERLLSELKLVEERYKIKLQSTEKEIVDLTSLRDRLELELRKLRQRPDAFSKQTQTEEAMDMVDASMLVFDGIRRKVTAHQLCDCGIIDKVTLSQLMKGKKTVPEVAVDIKVNLKGTGVIAGMESGPQGRIPIIEAKHRNLLTPESATMLLEAQAATGYIIDPRTNEKMTVDVACSRGLVDAQDRDTLIIAENASMGFKDPATGKLLSAGQAMKKGWIDRDTALRLLQAQESVGGIVDPVLSVFLPKDAAVDRDLIDEDLYRALNKKPTCYIDPATEENTCYINLKMKCKTEPTGGLLLLPAPEKPLTVKGIRGEVSVSELVDSNLLESSDLDKLREGKLSSQDIETKLRQYLQGSTCIAGIYDEATDRVMPIYQAMKEGLLRPGTTLELLEAQAASGFMIDPINNMYLTVDEAWKRGLVGKEFKDKLLSAERAVTGYTDPNTGKIISLFQAIEMGLIEKGHGIRLLEAQIASGGIIDPKQSHRIDVAIAYKRGYFDEEMNEILSYEGDDTKGFFDPNTQENLTYLQLKERCVSDEKTGLVLLPLKDKKKQQQSTQKNTLRKRRVVIVDPDTNKEMTVKEAYDKQLIDYETYLELSGQECEWEEITITAPDGSTRLVVIDQKTGIQYDIQDSLEKGIIDKATFEKYKSGSLTLTQFADMITNKTRTERTVTSSKVETVTHSSRPQQHPPPSPTTLKHIASVSITLASPSEVLGDQSPVAAIFDTDTLEKISITEALHRGLVDSITAQRLLEAQACTGGIVDLTSGKRLSVQEAARQGIIEEDMATRLKPAQKAYLGFEDVKSQRKMSAVEAMKEKWLPYEAGQRFLEFQYVTGGLIDPAIGQRRTLEDVVQRGWMDTRAAQKLQDTRHHAKNLTCPKTKLKISYKEATDNCMVEEGSGIKMLQASSMSSKGISSPYNVSSAPGSASGSRSGSRSGSRRGSIDMTTRYSYSYTSFSSRSTS